The Streptomyces phaeolivaceus genome has a window encoding:
- a CDS encoding glycosyltransferase family 2 protein, whose amino-acid sequence MKAVTTSPPPLDIDAVRPRPSVDVVLPCLNEADALPWVLARIPADWRALVVDNGSTDGSAGIARALGATVVHEQRRGFGAACHAGLTAATADVVCFCDCDASLDPSLLVPFVGEVTDGRADLVLGRRRPQGRGAWPAHARAGNLALARMLRRRTGLSLHDLGPLRAARRESLLALGLTDRRSGYPLQMVVRAADAGWRITEHDVPYLPRTGASKVTGTWRGTWQAVRDMSRVLHEPAARQDDTAGGVRR is encoded by the coding sequence GTGAAAGCCGTGACGACCTCTCCTCCACCATTGGACATCGATGCGGTGCGTCCCCGCCCCTCCGTCGACGTCGTGCTCCCCTGCCTGAACGAGGCCGACGCCCTGCCCTGGGTTCTGGCGCGTATCCCGGCCGACTGGCGTGCCCTGGTCGTGGACAACGGTTCCACCGACGGCTCGGCCGGCATCGCCCGCGCACTGGGCGCGACCGTGGTCCACGAACAGCGCCGCGGCTTCGGCGCCGCCTGCCACGCGGGACTGACAGCCGCCACGGCCGACGTCGTGTGCTTCTGCGACTGCGACGCCTCACTCGATCCCTCGCTCCTCGTCCCCTTCGTCGGCGAAGTGACGGACGGGCGAGCCGATCTGGTGCTCGGCAGGCGCCGCCCGCAGGGGCGGGGCGCGTGGCCCGCGCACGCCAGGGCCGGCAATCTCGCGCTGGCCCGCATGCTGCGCCGCCGCACGGGCCTGAGCCTGCACGACCTCGGCCCGCTGCGGGCGGCCCGCCGTGAGTCGCTGCTCGCCCTCGGGCTGACCGACCGACGCAGCGGCTATCCGTTGCAGATGGTGGTGCGCGCGGCCGACGCGGGCTGGCGCATCACGGAGCACGACGTGCCGTATCTGCCGCGCACCGGCGCCTCCAAGGTCACCGGCACCTGGCGGGGCACCTGGCAGGCGGTGCGGGACATGAGCCGCGTCCTGCACGAACCAGCGGCACGGCAGGACGACACGGCGGGAGGGGTACGTCGATGA
- a CDS encoding response regulator transcription factor, translated as MEQQPHEPGRRTAARVLVVDDDPTVAEVVAGYLDRAGHTVDRAGDGPTALAHAAEHWPDLVVLDLMLPGMDGLEVCRRMRAHAPVPVIMLTARGDEDDRILGLEVGADDYVTKPFSPRELVLRVESVLRRARPASGAAPLAPLRSAGLTVDPAARRATKDGVELALTLREFDLLAFFLRNPGRAHSREDLMREVWGWDFGDLSTVTVHVRRLRGKVEDDPAQPCLIQTVWGVGYRFDARATSTDGGRTGIQADGGLTPTPVVGDEPPAHRRNGEA; from the coding sequence ATGGAACAGCAGCCACACGAGCCGGGGCGACGGACGGCGGCACGCGTCCTGGTGGTCGACGACGACCCCACGGTCGCCGAGGTCGTCGCCGGATACCTCGACCGCGCCGGACACACCGTCGACCGTGCGGGGGACGGACCGACCGCACTGGCCCACGCCGCCGAGCACTGGCCGGACCTGGTCGTGCTGGACCTGATGCTGCCCGGCATGGACGGCCTGGAGGTGTGCCGCCGCATGCGGGCCCACGCCCCCGTACCGGTCATCATGCTCACCGCGCGCGGTGACGAGGACGACCGCATCCTCGGCCTGGAAGTGGGCGCCGACGACTACGTGACCAAGCCCTTCAGCCCCCGCGAACTGGTCCTGCGCGTCGAGTCCGTACTACGCCGCGCTCGGCCCGCGTCCGGAGCGGCCCCTCTGGCCCCGCTGCGCTCTGCGGGCCTGACCGTGGACCCGGCCGCTCGCCGCGCCACCAAGGACGGAGTCGAACTCGCCCTGACCCTGCGCGAGTTCGACCTTCTCGCTTTCTTCCTGCGCAACCCCGGCCGTGCCCACAGCCGCGAGGACCTGATGCGCGAGGTGTGGGGCTGGGACTTCGGCGACCTGTCCACGGTCACCGTTCACGTGCGCCGACTGCGCGGCAAGGTCGAGGACGACCCGGCGCAGCCTTGCCTGATCCAGACGGTCTGGGGAGTCGGCTACCGCTTCGACGCCCGAGCCACCTCGACCGACGGCGGCCGCACCGGCATCCAGGCCGACGGCGGCCTCACCCCAACCCCGGTCGTCGGGGACGAACCGCCCGCCCACCGCCGGAACGGGGAGGCGTGA